A part of Saccharomonospora amisosensis genomic DNA contains:
- a CDS encoding DoxX family protein, with protein MDLALLLLRLLLAALLFGHSTQKLFGWFGGAGREGTAAVFEKWGFVPGRRMVLVAAVAELAGAGSIAAGLLTPAGSAVVIGTMAVAAAATAPNGFWAQQGGCEVPFTYGALAAVLAFSGPGALSLDAALGLSRPWELPSYVWGLAALLVGLAAATVPLTMRARVVRSRGTDHNEVKT; from the coding sequence ATGGACCTGGCGCTGTTGCTGCTTCGGCTGCTGCTCGCCGCGCTGCTGTTCGGGCACAGCACGCAGAAACTGTTCGGCTGGTTCGGCGGCGCGGGTCGCGAGGGCACCGCCGCCGTGTTCGAGAAGTGGGGCTTCGTGCCGGGCAGGCGCATGGTGCTGGTGGCCGCGGTCGCCGAACTCGCGGGCGCGGGTTCGATCGCGGCCGGGCTGCTCACCCCCGCGGGCAGTGCCGTGGTGATCGGCACCATGGCCGTCGCCGCCGCGGCCACGGCTCCCAACGGGTTCTGGGCACAGCAGGGTGGCTGCGAGGTGCCGTTCACCTACGGCGCACTCGCCGCTGTGCTGGCGTTCTCGGGGCCCGGTGCACTTTCGCTGGACGCCGCACTCGGGCTGTCGCGGCCGTGGGAGCTGCCCTCCTACGTGTGGGGCCTGGCCGCGCTGCTGGTCGGCCTTGCCGCCGCCACCGTGCCGCTGACCATGCGCGCCCGCGTCGTGCGGTCGCGCGGAACCGATCACAACGAGGTGAAGACATGA
- a CDS encoding SDR family NAD(P)-dependent oxidoreductase has product MPGGLSGRVAVVTGAAGGLGVAIVRRLSAEGAAVAALDIADPDHTLAEVGSTGPGPVRAWRCDVADADRVAAVIAEVRAELGAVDVLVNNAGLLSGRAGFEHTTAQDMHRFFGVNAVGALHLTQACLADLSASRHRGRVVNVASRTAFTGAPGQLAYVASKGALVSMTRVLARELGEHGITVNAVMPAQVPTPGTRAHSTDEVFERTRQQQAIREEVTPQHFAGLIAYLAGDDGELMTGQSLVYDGGGLLR; this is encoded by the coding sequence ATGCCTGGCGGGCTGTCCGGCCGCGTCGCCGTGGTCACCGGGGCCGCGGGCGGGCTCGGTGTCGCGATCGTGCGCAGGCTCTCCGCGGAGGGCGCCGCCGTCGCCGCGCTGGACATCGCCGATCCCGACCACACCCTCGCCGAGGTGGGCTCCACCGGCCCAGGGCCGGTGCGCGCGTGGCGATGCGACGTTGCCGACGCCGACCGGGTCGCCGCGGTGATCGCCGAGGTCCGTGCCGAACTGGGCGCGGTGGACGTGCTGGTGAACAACGCAGGCCTGCTGTCCGGCCGTGCCGGTTTCGAACACACCACCGCGCAGGACATGCACCGCTTCTTCGGGGTCAACGCGGTGGGGGCGCTGCACCTGACGCAGGCGTGCCTGGCCGACTTGTCGGCGTCCCGGCACCGGGGCAGGGTGGTCAACGTCGCCTCGCGCACCGCGTTCACGGGTGCGCCGGGCCAGCTCGCCTACGTGGCGAGCAAGGGTGCGCTGGTGTCGATGACGCGCGTGCTGGCCCGCGAACTCGGCGAGCACGGCATCACGGTCAACGCGGTGATGCCCGCGCAGGTGCCCACGCCGGGTACCCGCGCTCACTCCACCGACGAGGTGTTCGAAAGAACCAGGCAGCAGCAGGCCATCCGCGAGGAGGTCACCCCGCAACACTTCGCCGGGCTCATCGCCTACCTCGCCGGTGACGACGGCGAGCTCATGACGGGCCAGAGCCTCGTCTACGACGGGGGAGGGCTGCTGCGCTGA
- a CDS encoding CaiB/BaiF CoA transferase family protein encodes MTATPGAPSPLQGLLIADFSRVLAGPYATMLLGDLGAEVIKVESPGGDDTRTWVPPERDGVSTYYLGINRNKRSIALDFTDEGDLATARRLAARADIVIENFKPGGLARFGLDYDTVSADNPGVIYASISGFGTAGGASLPGYDLLVQAASGLMSLTGDPEGPPYRAGISVFDVMTGMHAAIGILTALHHRAATGAGQHVEVNLLSSALSGLVNHTSAYVAGDVVPHRMGNAHPSLFPYEPLPTADKDLIVIAGNNGQFRRLCAELGLDGLPEDARFATNEDRTRNRDELRPLLVEKLRQCGADEWFKRLSAAGVPCGPINHVDGGVALARELGLDPVVEVGDGERAVPVIRNPITFSALATRHQLAPPALNEHGDEIRAWLSEPVAGEEETGR; translated from the coding sequence ATGACCGCCACACCCGGTGCGCCAAGCCCGCTACAAGGACTGCTGATCGCCGACTTCTCCCGGGTGCTCGCCGGGCCCTACGCCACCATGCTGCTCGGTGACCTCGGCGCGGAGGTGATCAAGGTGGAGTCGCCGGGCGGTGACGACACCCGCACCTGGGTGCCTCCGGAGCGCGACGGCGTCTCGACCTACTACCTCGGCATCAACCGCAACAAGCGCTCGATCGCGCTCGACTTCACCGACGAGGGCGACCTCGCGACGGCTCGGCGACTCGCGGCCCGCGCCGACATCGTGATCGAGAACTTCAAACCGGGCGGGCTGGCCCGCTTCGGGCTGGACTACGACACCGTCAGCGCCGACAACCCCGGGGTGATCTACGCGTCCATCAGCGGCTTCGGCACCGCGGGTGGAGCGTCGCTGCCCGGCTACGACCTGCTCGTGCAGGCCGCGTCGGGCCTGATGAGCCTCACCGGCGACCCCGAAGGGCCGCCCTACCGTGCTGGGATCTCGGTGTTCGACGTGATGACGGGCATGCACGCCGCCATCGGCATCCTCACCGCGCTGCACCACCGCGCCGCCACCGGCGCGGGCCAGCACGTGGAGGTCAACCTGCTGTCCTCGGCGCTGTCCGGACTGGTGAACCACACCTCCGCCTACGTGGCGGGCGATGTGGTCCCACACCGGATGGGCAACGCGCACCCCAGCCTGTTCCCGTACGAGCCGCTGCCCACCGCGGACAAGGACCTCATCGTCATCGCGGGCAACAACGGGCAGTTCCGCAGGCTGTGCGCCGAACTCGGACTGGACGGGCTGCCCGAGGACGCGCGGTTCGCCACCAACGAGGACCGCACCCGTAACCGTGATGAGCTTCGCCCGTTGCTGGTGGAGAAGCTGCGGCAGTGCGGCGCCGACGAGTGGTTCAAGCGGCTGTCGGCCGCTGGTGTGCCGTGCGGGCCCATCAACCATGTCGACGGCGGCGTCGCCCTCGCGCGGGAGCTGGGGCTCGACCCGGTGGTCGAGGTGGGCGACGGTGAGCGTGCCGTGCCGGTGATCCGCAACCCCATCACGTTCAGCGCTCTGGCGACCAGACACCAGCTCGCGCCGCCCGCGCTGAACGAACACGGCGACGAGATCCGTGCCTGGCTGAGTGAGCCGGTCGCGGGCGAGGAGGAGACAGGCAGATGA
- a CDS encoding dioxygenase family protein, giving the protein MAFVNEDNITDLAVRRWATAHPDRLAELMTALVRHVHEFAREVGLTEQEWAAAMEWLAATGRISDDKRQEFILCSDVLGLSTLVVQLNNRFSEQATPATVLGPFHIEGSPEAEFGQDMSDGLPGTPLFITGTVTGTDGKPVPGAVLDVWQADAEGTYEAQLPEVDEARLRAKYRARDDGSYCVRTIAPLGYSIPMDGPVGELIGTTEISHFRPAHVHFLIDEPGYARLITHLFQQGADYLDTDVVFGTKDALVVPFVEKQPGETPDGGSIDVPYLHAEFDFVLDGEVST; this is encoded by the coding sequence ATGGCTTTCGTCAACGAGGACAACATCACCGACCTCGCGGTGCGGCGCTGGGCCACCGCGCACCCCGATCGCCTCGCCGAACTGATGACCGCGCTGGTGCGGCACGTGCACGAGTTCGCGCGGGAGGTGGGACTCACCGAACAGGAATGGGCCGCGGCGATGGAATGGCTGGCCGCCACCGGACGGATCAGCGACGACAAGCGGCAGGAGTTCATCCTCTGCTCCGACGTGCTCGGGCTGAGCACACTGGTGGTGCAGCTCAACAACCGCTTCTCCGAGCAGGCGACGCCCGCCACCGTGCTCGGCCCGTTCCACATCGAAGGCTCACCGGAGGCGGAGTTCGGCCAGGACATGTCCGACGGCCTGCCGGGAACCCCGCTGTTCATCACCGGCACCGTCACCGGCACCGACGGCAAGCCCGTACCCGGCGCCGTGCTCGACGTGTGGCAGGCCGACGCCGAGGGCACCTACGAGGCCCAGCTGCCCGAGGTCGACGAGGCGAGGTTGCGCGCGAAGTACCGCGCCCGCGACGACGGCAGCTACTGCGTGCGCACCATCGCCCCGCTGGGCTACTCGATCCCCATGGACGGCCCGGTCGGCGAACTGATCGGCACGACCGAGATCAGCCACTTCCGCCCCGCCCACGTGCACTTCCTCATCGACGAACCCGGCTACGCCAGGCTCATCACCCACCTGTTCCAGCAGGGCGCCGACTACCTCGACACCGATGTCGTGTTCGGCACCAAGGACGCGCTGGTGGTGCCGTTCGTGGAGAAGCAGCCCGGCGAAACACCCGACGGCGGCAGCATCGACGTGCCCTACCTGCACGCCGAGTTCGACTTCGTCCTCGATGGCGAGGTGAGCACCTGA
- a CDS encoding citryl-CoA lyase: MSTPDEGYPTSLGTSDADTITLLGHDLAGELMGKVGFGELAFWLVAGRRPGPGEVRVFETVLVALADHGFTPTAIAARLTLLSAPESIQGALAAGLLGGGSRFLGVTEDTGKFLAEVLQQAGEPLPDTDAGWDDLARQAVRQRRQDRQLVPGLGHPVHKRADPRTPVIMSIARQEGCYGPHLALFEAVGRVAPDILGRDLPLNGAGVCGAALADLGLPAELLRGFALLARAAGLLGQLAEERRNPIANDIYLAVDRNARYEP, translated from the coding sequence ATGAGCACACCGGACGAGGGCTATCCCACCTCGCTGGGCACTTCCGACGCCGACACGATCACCCTGCTTGGCCACGACCTCGCGGGCGAGTTGATGGGCAAGGTCGGCTTCGGTGAGCTGGCGTTCTGGCTCGTCGCGGGGCGCAGGCCGGGGCCGGGCGAGGTGCGGGTGTTCGAGACGGTGCTGGTGGCGCTGGCCGACCACGGCTTCACCCCCACAGCCATCGCCGCCAGGTTGACGCTGCTGTCGGCGCCGGAGTCCATCCAGGGTGCGCTCGCGGCAGGCCTGCTCGGCGGCGGCTCGCGGTTCCTCGGCGTCACCGAGGACACCGGCAAGTTCCTCGCCGAGGTACTGCAGCAGGCGGGCGAGCCGCTGCCCGACACCGACGCCGGATGGGACGACCTCGCGCGGCAGGCGGTGCGGCAGCGCAGGCAGGATCGTCAGCTCGTTCCAGGGCTGGGGCACCCGGTGCACAAGCGGGCCGACCCCCGCACGCCGGTCATCATGAGCATCGCGAGGCAGGAGGGCTGCTACGGCCCGCACCTGGCACTGTTCGAGGCCGTCGGCCGCGTGGCTCCCGACATCCTCGGCAGGGACCTGCCGCTCAACGGGGCCGGTGTTTGCGGTGCCGCGCTGGCCGACCTGGGTCTGCCGGCGGAACTGCTGCGCGGCTTCGCCCTGCTGGCCCGCGCGGCAGGGCTGCTCGGTCAACTGGCCGAGGAACGGCGCAACCCGATAGCGAACGACATCTACCTCGCCGTGGACCGCAACGCCC
- a CDS encoding IclR family transcriptional regulator domain-containing protein, with protein MRREARPDFIEALARGLDVLRGFQPGKPHMTLSEVAAQAGLARPTARRILITLEELGYVRGGDTGFSLTPRVLELGMAYIGSTNVWELAQPHLRDLVDRTGESCSMAQLDGSDIVYVARVAVPKLVTLAVTIGTRFPAAQTSLGKVLLAALEESELDRVLATPSRSGIEPRWNPSRDELEETLREVRARGWAVTDQDLALGIRSVAAPVRNGQGRTVAAVNVNAHAAETSVEHLVEAHLPLLLRAASSISADWTAWESRPIATVPVPAG; from the coding sequence ATGCGCCGGGAAGCCCGCCCGGACTTCATCGAGGCGCTCGCACGCGGCCTCGACGTGCTCCGCGGCTTCCAGCCGGGCAAGCCGCACATGACGCTGAGCGAGGTGGCCGCGCAGGCGGGCCTGGCCCGGCCCACCGCCCGCCGCATCCTGATCACGCTGGAGGAGCTGGGGTACGTGCGCGGCGGCGACACCGGGTTCAGCCTCACCCCGCGCGTGCTGGAGCTGGGCATGGCCTACATCGGCTCGACCAACGTGTGGGAGCTGGCGCAGCCGCACCTGCGTGACCTGGTGGACCGCACCGGCGAGTCCTGCTCGATGGCGCAACTGGACGGCTCCGACATCGTCTACGTCGCCAGGGTGGCGGTACCCAAACTCGTGACGCTCGCGGTCACGATCGGCACCCGGTTCCCGGCGGCGCAGACCTCGCTTGGCAAGGTGTTGCTCGCCGCGCTTGAGGAGTCCGAACTGGACCGGGTGCTCGCAACGCCCAGCCGGTCCGGTATCGAGCCGAGGTGGAACCCGTCAAGGGACGAACTGGAGGAGACGCTGCGGGAGGTGCGCGCCAGGGGCTGGGCGGTGACCGACCAGGACCTCGCGCTGGGCATCCGGTCAGTGGCCGCGCCGGTGCGCAACGGGCAGGGCCGCACGGTGGCCGCCGTCAACGTCAACGCGCACGCCGCGGAGACGTCCGTGGAACACCTCGTGGAGGCCCACCTGCCGCTGCTGCTGCGCGCCGCCAGCTCGATCAGCGCCGACTGGACCGCGTGGGAGTCGCGGCCCATCGCCACGGTGCCGGTGCCCGCGGGCTGA
- a CDS encoding amidohydrolase family protein, producing the protein MTTTPLPERFAHGRPILFRNATVLSMDPAIGVLDGGDVLVRGERIESVGRELPAPDDAEVIDCSGGILMPGMVDTHRHMWQTALRGFGADWTLSQYFVFYYLNWGKIFRPEDIHAGNLLSAIEAVDAGVTTTLDWSHGLWTPEHGDAAVEALRAVPGRFVLAYGNLLGAPWEWTNSPDFRAFVDRNFTSRDDMLGLQLAFDVTGDAAFPEKKAFEAAAELDLPVTTHAGVWGATGDSGIELMWEHGFMNPRVTYVHSCCLSEDSYQRIAASGGAASVATESEQSAGQGYPPSWRLRRHGIPVSLSMDTSVWWSADLFSAMRATLSADRSREHLEAQAANETVVHNRLRAEHVVEWATMGGARTLGLQDVIGSLTPGKKADVVLVKNDRSPVMFPILHPYGHVVFQAGRGDVHTVLVNGRVVKHEHQLLGIDLAAARAEVERTVEFTRAELGEDTWTECMRPEIPETELIPNPYTYSEYRGEGVAVRRERA; encoded by the coding sequence ATGACCACCACACCGCTGCCGGAGCGGTTCGCGCACGGCCGCCCCATCCTGTTCCGCAACGCCACAGTGCTGTCGATGGACCCGGCGATCGGTGTCCTCGACGGCGGCGACGTGCTCGTCAGGGGTGAGCGGATCGAATCGGTCGGGCGCGAGTTGCCCGCACCGGACGACGCCGAGGTGATCGACTGCTCCGGCGGCATCCTCATGCCCGGCATGGTGGACACCCACCGGCACATGTGGCAGACCGCGTTGCGTGGCTTCGGCGCGGACTGGACGCTGTCGCAGTACTTCGTGTTCTACTACCTGAACTGGGGCAAGATCTTCCGCCCCGAGGACATCCACGCGGGCAACCTGCTTTCCGCGATCGAGGCCGTCGACGCCGGAGTCACCACCACGCTGGACTGGTCGCACGGGCTGTGGACCCCCGAGCACGGCGACGCCGCGGTGGAGGCGCTGCGCGCGGTGCCCGGCCGGTTCGTGCTGGCCTACGGCAACCTGCTCGGCGCCCCGTGGGAGTGGACGAACTCCCCCGACTTCCGGGCCTTCGTCGACCGCAACTTCACCTCCCGCGACGACATGCTCGGCCTGCAACTGGCCTTCGACGTCACCGGCGACGCCGCATTCCCGGAGAAGAAGGCGTTCGAAGCCGCCGCCGAGCTGGACCTGCCGGTGACCACGCACGCGGGAGTGTGGGGCGCCACCGGCGACAGCGGCATCGAGCTGATGTGGGAACACGGCTTCATGAACCCGCGCGTCACCTACGTGCACTCCTGCTGCCTCAGTGAGGACTCCTACCAGCGCATCGCGGCCTCCGGCGGCGCGGCTTCCGTGGCGACCGAGAGCGAGCAGAGCGCGGGGCAGGGCTACCCGCCGAGCTGGCGGCTGCGCAGGCACGGCATCCCGGTTTCGCTGTCGATGGACACCAGCGTGTGGTGGAGCGCCGACCTGTTCTCGGCCATGCGGGCGACGCTGTCGGCCGACCGTTCCCGCGAGCACCTCGAGGCGCAGGCCGCCAACGAGACCGTGGTACACAACAGGTTGCGCGCCGAGCACGTCGTGGAGTGGGCCACCATGGGCGGGGCGAGGACACTCGGCCTGCAGGACGTGATCGGCTCGCTCACCCCCGGCAAGAAGGCCGACGTCGTGCTCGTCAAGAACGACCGCTCGCCGGTGATGTTCCCGATCCTGCACCCCTACGGGCACGTGGTGTTCCAGGCGGGCAGGGGCGACGTGCACACGGTGCTCGTCAACGGCCGGGTGGTCAAGCACGAGCACCAACTGCTCGGCATCGACCTCGCCGCCGCGCGCGCCGAGGTGGAGCGCACCGTGGAGTTCACCCGCGCGGAACTGGGCGAGGACACCTGGACCGAGTGCATGCGGCCGGAGATTCCGGAGACCGAGTTGATCCCCAACCCCTACACCTACAGCGAGTACCGGGGCGAGGGTGTCGCCGTGCGCCGCGAGCGGGCATGA